A section of the Bacillus pumilus genome encodes:
- a CDS encoding IucA/IucC family protein: MSVQDELKKAVNPAAWKKANQRMVAKMLSEYMYEDMLHPVQLDHKDGIAQYELIIHEQKKYRYLAKPRLFDSFDTIAESIECCQDGKWSKDVSAIVFLLDIQPLIPMASETTGHLIKELHHTLLADVHLLSKKALRADELTDTDYAWIEGEMTGHPWIVYNKGRIGFSYDDYLAYAPERQESVQLSWIAVHRDLATFHAVDHENYEQIITKELDEVTIRQFHRVLKDEGLNEADYYLMPVHKWQWTHMIIQHFPEDLALRRIVYVGEGLDQYIPQQSIRTFTNISNKGKHHIKLPMSILNTLVYRGLPSERTVIAPRITAHIKGIADQDSFLSDVCRVILPGENASINVDHPYYSKLPGAPYQYLEMLGVIFRESIYSYLDEGENPVTLAALTYEDHEGEPYVKQLIEKSGLSAKEWMAKFFHVVMPPLLHFMYQYGTVFSPHGQNTILVLKDHQPHRLAIKDFVDDVNISDQPLPELASLGDDLKEVLRSEPPEGLVQFIFTGLFICNLRYVSNVLDNHQLLDEATLWRLLAEEIQQYQKQFPQLKDRFELFDLFQPKLTKLCLNRNRMIDYGYGDGDDRPHASEHGKVTNALAHVLSPAWEK, encoded by the coding sequence ATGAGTGTACAAGATGAATTGAAAAAAGCGGTGAATCCTGCTGCTTGGAAAAAGGCAAATCAGCGAATGGTGGCAAAAATGCTGTCTGAATACATGTATGAGGATATGCTTCATCCCGTGCAGTTAGATCATAAGGATGGCATTGCTCAGTATGAATTAATCATTCACGAACAAAAGAAATATCGTTATCTTGCAAAACCTCGTTTGTTTGATAGTTTTGATACGATCGCTGAATCAATCGAGTGCTGTCAAGATGGAAAATGGTCAAAGGATGTCAGTGCAATCGTGTTTTTACTAGATATTCAGCCGCTCATTCCAATGGCTTCTGAGACAACAGGACATCTAATAAAAGAGCTTCATCACACCCTGTTAGCAGATGTCCATTTGCTGTCGAAAAAAGCCCTTCGTGCGGACGAACTGACAGATACTGATTATGCATGGATTGAAGGAGAAATGACAGGACATCCTTGGATTGTGTATAACAAAGGACGTATTGGGTTCAGTTATGATGACTACCTAGCCTATGCACCTGAAAGGCAAGAAAGTGTGCAGCTGTCTTGGATTGCTGTTCACCGAGATCTTGCCACATTCCATGCTGTCGATCATGAAAACTATGAGCAGATAATCACCAAAGAGTTAGATGAAGTCACGATCCGTCAATTTCACCGTGTGCTAAAGGATGAAGGATTGAATGAAGCTGATTATTATTTGATGCCTGTTCATAAATGGCAGTGGACACATATGATTATTCAGCATTTCCCGGAAGATTTGGCATTGCGCCGGATTGTGTATGTAGGGGAGGGACTGGATCAATATATCCCACAGCAGTCGATCAGAACCTTTACGAACATCTCAAATAAAGGCAAGCATCATATTAAACTGCCAATGAGTATTTTAAATACGCTTGTGTACCGCGGACTTCCATCAGAACGGACAGTCATTGCCCCTCGCATTACAGCGCATATTAAAGGGATTGCAGATCAAGATTCATTTTTATCTGATGTCTGCCGCGTGATATTACCTGGTGAGAATGCAAGTATCAATGTTGATCATCCTTACTATAGCAAGCTGCCTGGTGCGCCGTATCAATATCTTGAGATGCTCGGTGTGATTTTTAGAGAGAGTATTTACTCGTACTTAGATGAAGGAGAGAACCCTGTTACACTTGCGGCACTCACTTATGAGGATCATGAAGGTGAGCCCTATGTGAAACAGCTGATTGAAAAATCAGGTCTCTCAGCAAAAGAGTGGATGGCGAAATTTTTCCATGTGGTCATGCCGCCGCTACTCCACTTTATGTATCAATACGGCACCGTCTTTTCACCGCACGGACAAAATACGATTCTTGTGTTAAAAGATCATCAGCCTCATCGTTTAGCGATCAAAGATTTCGTTGACGATGTAAACATTAGCGATCAGCCGCTACCTGAATTGGCTTCTCTAGGAGACGATTTAAAAGAAGTGCTGCGGAGTGAACCGCCAGAAGGTTTAGTGCAGTTTATCTTTACAGGTTTGTTTATTTGTAACCTGCGTTACGTATCAAATGTGCTAGACAATCATCAGCTGTTAGATGAAGCAACACTTTGGCGCTTGCTTGCCGAAGAAATACAGCAGTATCAAAAGCAATTCCCGCAGCTGAAAGACCGTTTTGAACTATTTGATCTCTTCCAGCCGAAGCTGACAAAGCTGTGTTTAAATCGTAATCGAATGATTGATTATGGGTATGGAGATGGAGATGACCGCCCGCATGCATCAGAGCATGGAAAGGTTACAAATGCACTCGCGCATGTTCTATCACCCGCCTGGGAGAAGTAA
- a CDS encoding lysine N(6)-hydroxylase/L-ornithine N(5)-oxygenase family protein produces the protein MTRFNKQNNVVDVIGIGIGPFNLGLAALSEEVKEIDALFFERSESFHWHPGMLIEGTTLQVPFLADLVSMADVKSKYSFLNYLQEQNRLYSFYFLEDFHIPRKEYSHYCRWVADQLDSCRFGMNVESVSLIEKAGEKRYEVHVRHVKEQTVEVFESKHLVLGIGTQPAIPASLQPALGEKVFHSADYLKRKKEGCFKGKSVTVIGSGQSAAEVFYDILADDEAKDIHWFTRSKGFFPMEYSNLGLEYFSPDYIDFFYELPQTKKDALLKQQDLLYKGISSAMIRDIYHLLYERSACGEQLNTVLQAMTEVNLIEETAGGLSLSCTQWVKEDSFTHETDIVVLATGYQSVLPPFINPISHHIQWDDKGRFQVEREYRLKTNTMGENDIFVQNAELHTHGVGAPDLGLGAYRNSVIINELAHQTVYPLYQKHVFQTFGTHKNVNTFEEIKG, from the coding sequence ATGACGCGGTTCAACAAGCAAAATAATGTAGTGGATGTAATCGGAATCGGCATTGGCCCATTTAACTTAGGACTTGCCGCATTATCTGAAGAAGTAAAGGAAATTGACGCTTTGTTTTTTGAAAGAAGTGAATCCTTTCATTGGCACCCAGGGATGCTCATTGAGGGAACGACACTACAAGTTCCTTTTTTAGCGGACCTTGTCAGCATGGCAGATGTGAAAAGTAAATATAGCTTCCTTAACTATTTACAGGAACAAAACCGTTTGTATTCATTTTACTTTCTAGAAGATTTTCATATCCCGCGCAAGGAATATAGTCATTATTGCCGCTGGGTCGCAGACCAGTTAGACTCTTGCCGATTTGGCATGAACGTCGAATCTGTCTCATTGATCGAAAAAGCAGGAGAAAAGCGATATGAAGTGCATGTTCGCCATGTGAAAGAACAAACGGTAGAGGTGTTTGAAAGTAAGCATCTCGTCTTAGGAATTGGTACACAGCCGGCGATACCAGCATCTCTCCAACCAGCTTTAGGAGAGAAAGTTTTTCATTCTGCCGACTATTTAAAACGAAAGAAAGAAGGCTGTTTCAAAGGGAAATCTGTGACCGTCATCGGCTCTGGTCAAAGTGCGGCAGAAGTGTTCTATGATATTTTAGCAGATGATGAGGCGAAGGATATTCACTGGTTCACACGCTCTAAAGGATTTTTCCCAATGGAATATTCAAACCTTGGTCTTGAATATTTCTCTCCAGATTATATAGATTTCTTTTATGAGCTCCCGCAAACAAAAAAGGATGCGTTGTTAAAGCAGCAGGACTTGCTTTATAAAGGTATCAGCTCTGCAATGATCCGTGATATTTATCATTTGCTATATGAGCGTTCTGCTTGCGGAGAGCAGTTGAACACAGTGCTCCAAGCGATGACGGAGGTCAACTTGATTGAGGAAACAGCGGGTGGTTTGTCCCTTTCATGCACGCAATGGGTCAAAGAGGACTCCTTTACTCACGAGACAGATATTGTCGTACTGGCGACGGGCTATCAATCCGTACTGCCGCCGTTTATCAACCCAATTTCTCATCATATTCAATGGGACGATAAAGGGCGGTTCCAAGTTGAACGTGAGTACCGCTTGAAAACAAATACAATGGGTGAAAATGATATTTTTGTTCAAAATGCAGAGCTTCATACACATGGTGTTGGCGCTCCAGATTTAGGACTTGGTGCTTACCGAAATAGTGTGATTATCAATGAACTTGCTCATCAAACCGTGTATCCACTTTATCAAAAGCACGTCTTCCAGACATTTGGTACACACAAGAACGTCAACACATTCGAAGAAATCAAAGGTTAA
- a CDS encoding serine O-acetyltransferase: MIVTKHDLHYYLAQDKKALAIKRKQPKWFGDDIWKYQRILRKYEYYSNSGATIRKWLYRYLHKKKGMQLGFDIPIGVFGPGLRINHTGLLIVNKHAKIGAYCDIHQGVNIGQNHHEKDVPTIGDHVWIGPGAKLFGDIYIADHISIGANAVVNRSFHEEKIVIAGVPAQKVKEKALHHEGPT, encoded by the coding sequence ATGATTGTAACGAAGCATGATCTTCACTACTACTTAGCTCAGGACAAGAAAGCATTAGCCATTAAGCGCAAACAGCCTAAGTGGTTTGGGGATGATATATGGAAATACCAAAGGATTTTACGAAAATATGAATACTATTCTAATAGCGGTGCTACAATTCGCAAATGGCTTTATCGCTATTTACATAAAAAGAAAGGCATGCAACTTGGCTTTGATATCCCGATTGGTGTTTTCGGGCCCGGCCTTAGAATCAATCATACGGGGCTCTTAATTGTGAACAAACATGCAAAAATTGGAGCATATTGTGATATTCATCAAGGGGTGAATATTGGTCAAAATCATCATGAAAAAGATGTGCCAACCATTGGGGATCATGTATGGATTGGCCCAGGCGCAAAGCTGTTTGGGGATATCTATATTGCAGATCATATTTCAATTGGAGCAAATGCTGTGGTAAACCGTTCCTTTCATGAGGAGAAAATTGTTATTGCGGGTGTACCGGCGCAAAAGGTAAAAGAAAAAGCCCTTCATCATGAAGGACCCACTTGA
- a CDS encoding GNAT family N-acetyltransferase encodes MTNVVQRALTLDDIPDLIALSQEVDWPDYNAEELTSLLTNGYFIGFSTVDGQVISCAGLFQYDRMASIGAVIVSRTHRGLGLARKMIDTLLDQCDQSIPVVLTATVQGRPVYEKIGFHTAGYITTYKAQKTTPETLRVSDDIHLSSADESHLPCIEALDEKGAGTNRSSFLKNRMNRAAQRIIAKNEHHEITGFAFGVETPANLMIGPLAANDEITALSLIRSLISSYSGPIRLDMQEETAERLHESLVEAGFTKTNKAHYMMIRGKEKLNDPALLYFLASQAFS; translated from the coding sequence ATGACAAACGTTGTTCAACGAGCATTAACACTCGATGACATACCAGATCTTATCGCCTTGTCTCAAGAGGTGGACTGGCCTGATTACAATGCGGAAGAGCTCACATCTCTTTTAACAAATGGATATTTCATAGGTTTTTCAACAGTGGATGGACAAGTCATCTCGTGTGCAGGACTTTTCCAGTATGATCGAATGGCGTCAATTGGTGCCGTCATTGTATCTAGGACACATCGCGGCTTAGGTCTTGCAAGAAAAATGATTGACACCCTGCTAGATCAATGTGATCAAAGCATTCCTGTCGTCTTAACCGCTACTGTCCAAGGACGGCCAGTTTACGAAAAAATCGGGTTTCACACGGCAGGTTATATTACGACTTACAAAGCGCAAAAAACAACCCCAGAGACGCTTCGTGTGTCAGATGACATTCACCTGTCTTCTGCCGATGAATCGCACCTTCCGTGTATTGAAGCATTAGATGAAAAAGGCGCAGGCACAAATCGTTCAAGCTTTCTAAAAAACCGGATGAACCGAGCAGCGCAGCGTATCATTGCAAAGAATGAACATCACGAAATAACTGGTTTTGCATTTGGTGTTGAAACACCTGCTAATTTAATGATTGGACCGCTTGCTGCAAATGATGAAATTACAGCTCTCTCGCTGATTCGATCGCTTATTTCGTCTTATTCCGGTCCGATTCGTTTAGATATGCAGGAGGAAACAGCCGAGCGCCTCCACGAATCACTTGTTGAAGCAGGTTTTACGAAAACAAACAAAGCGCATTATATGATGATTCGCGGGAAAGAAAAGCTGAACGATCCTGCACTTCTTTATTTCCTCGCCTCTCAAGCATTCTCGTAA
- a CDS encoding aspartate aminotransferase family protein, producing the protein MSIKTVSKNQQFLEQQSQRESNARSYPRRFPLAMQKAEGMIVTDADGREFYDCLAGAGTLALGHNHPVVIEAIERMLHEKRPLHTLDITSEIKEEFVNEIFSHLPEEFAKRAKIQFCGPTGGDAIEAAIKLVKTATGNRSILSFHGAYHGATHATMSLSGNLSPKERVQGLIPDVHFMPYPYEYRCPFGIGGKDSHRISSSYIERVLNDPESGILPPAGMIFEAVQGEGGSIPASIEWMKEMRRITKEKGIPLIIDEVQSGIGRTGKMFAFEHAGIIPDVIVLSKAIGGSLPLSVVIYDQDLDQWNPGAHIGTFRGNQMAMAAGTATLKFIKETNLLDHVERLGDRMHAHLKDIQKQVPALGDVRGRGLMIGVEVVDPNEKQDVDGSYPANPELASLIQKNCFDKGLIVETGGRFGSVIRFLPPLIMTEEQLEKVIAIFKEAVYDAIN; encoded by the coding sequence ATGTCCATCAAAACCGTTTCTAAAAATCAGCAATTTTTAGAGCAGCAAAGTCAAAGAGAATCGAATGCAAGGTCTTACCCGAGACGGTTCCCATTAGCCATGCAAAAAGCCGAAGGTATGATCGTGACAGATGCGGATGGCAGAGAGTTTTATGACTGCCTGGCAGGAGCAGGAACACTTGCACTTGGTCACAATCATCCAGTTGTGATAGAAGCTATTGAACGTATGCTTCATGAAAAAAGACCGTTGCATACGTTGGACATAACCTCAGAAATTAAAGAAGAGTTTGTGAATGAAATTTTTTCTCACTTACCAGAAGAGTTTGCAAAGAGAGCCAAAATTCAATTTTGTGGACCAACTGGTGGTGATGCCATAGAAGCAGCAATTAAATTAGTCAAAACAGCGACAGGGAATCGAAGCATTCTATCATTCCATGGTGCATATCACGGTGCGACACATGCCACGATGTCATTAAGCGGGAATTTATCTCCAAAAGAAAGAGTGCAAGGGTTAATACCTGATGTTCATTTTATGCCTTACCCATATGAATATCGCTGTCCATTTGGAATTGGTGGGAAGGATTCGCACCGCATTTCAAGTTCGTATATTGAGCGCGTATTAAATGATCCTGAAAGTGGTATTCTTCCGCCAGCAGGTATGATCTTTGAAGCAGTGCAGGGCGAGGGAGGCTCCATTCCAGCATCGATTGAATGGATGAAGGAAATGAGAAGAATCACAAAAGAAAAAGGGATTCCGCTCATTATTGATGAGGTTCAATCAGGCATTGGTCGAACAGGTAAGATGTTTGCCTTTGAACATGCAGGAATTATACCTGACGTTATTGTGCTGTCAAAAGCCATTGGTGGAAGCTTGCCGCTTTCAGTTGTGATTTATGATCAAGATTTAGATCAATGGAATCCAGGTGCACACATTGGGACCTTTAGAGGAAATCAAATGGCGATGGCTGCTGGAACCGCTACGCTTAAATTTATCAAAGAAACCAACCTGCTTGATCATGTAGAACGGTTAGGAGATCGTATGCATGCGCATCTAAAAGACATCCAAAAACAAGTCCCTGCTCTTGGTGATGTTCGAGGGAGAGGTTTAATGATTGGCGTTGAAGTAGTCGATCCAAATGAGAAACAGGATGTGGACGGAAGCTATCCAGCGAATCCAGAGCTGGCCAGTCTTATTCAAAAGAACTGCTTCGACAAAGGCTTAATTGTGGAGACAGGGGGCCGTTTTGGAAGTGTCATTCGATTCTTGCCACCACTTATTATGACAGAAGAACAGCTTGAAAAAGTCATCGCTATTTTTAAAGAGGCTGTGTACGATGCAATCAACTAA
- a CDS encoding pyridoxal phosphate-dependent decarboxylase family protein — translation MQSTKAPVDSLFINQSQLGRESFQAALHTSIDSLLDQWQKDTGPYSGILPGKLAASVESLFRFQPSGESIESVFQDIKEHLLPHLIDVSHPKCLAHLHCPPLIPALAAEVMVSSFNQSMDSFDQSGIASLVEEEILKWLCAKFSYGDQADGTFTSGGTQSNYMGLLLARDAFCENTWHWNVQQKGLPSESHRMRILCSKNAHFTVKKSASQLGLGEQAVVLVETDEHHRMDVNDLKKKLVELKEQSLLPFAVVATCGTTDFGSIDPVREVYDIVKPYGLWIHADAAYGGALVLSETYRKKLDGIELADSITIDFHKQFYQPISCGAFLLKDKSHFGLINYHADYLNPKEDELDGILHLVNKSVQTTRRFDALKLLLSLRLIGEEGFGEIIDHTIHFAKEVAALIERNDHLEVINPEPEINAVVFRFKDDDQTDDVNKIIHRTLFKTGTAVIAKTVVHGQTCLKFTLLNPRTTITHIEEILSDIVDIGIAHIQSGRVLR, via the coding sequence ATGCAATCAACTAAGGCTCCAGTAGATTCATTATTTATAAATCAAAGCCAGCTTGGAAGAGAGTCCTTCCAAGCGGCTCTTCATACATCTATCGACAGCTTACTGGATCAATGGCAAAAAGACACAGGACCTTACAGTGGAATATTGCCTGGGAAATTAGCGGCAAGTGTCGAATCGCTATTCCGATTTCAACCGTCTGGAGAATCTATTGAATCTGTCTTTCAAGATATAAAAGAGCATCTTTTACCGCATTTGATTGATGTATCGCATCCTAAATGCTTGGCACATCTGCATTGTCCACCGCTCATTCCTGCACTTGCCGCAGAGGTGATGGTGAGTTCCTTTAACCAATCAATGGACTCCTTTGATCAAAGTGGTATTGCTTCTTTGGTTGAGGAAGAAATCCTCAAGTGGCTATGTGCAAAGTTTTCTTATGGCGACCAAGCAGATGGGACATTTACAAGCGGTGGAACCCAATCTAACTACATGGGGCTGCTTCTGGCGAGAGATGCCTTTTGTGAAAACACATGGCATTGGAATGTTCAGCAGAAAGGCTTACCAAGTGAATCTCACCGCATGAGAATTCTTTGCTCGAAGAATGCTCACTTCACTGTGAAAAAATCTGCTTCCCAGTTAGGTTTAGGAGAGCAGGCAGTTGTACTAGTCGAGACAGATGAACATCACCGAATGGACGTCAATGATTTGAAAAAGAAGCTGGTTGAGTTGAAGGAGCAGAGCTTGCTGCCTTTTGCGGTAGTAGCCACTTGCGGAACAACGGATTTTGGCAGTATTGACCCAGTTCGAGAGGTATATGACATCGTCAAGCCATACGGTCTGTGGATTCACGCAGATGCTGCCTACGGTGGAGCACTTGTATTAAGCGAAACATACCGAAAGAAATTAGACGGTATTGAGCTTGCTGATTCAATCACGATTGACTTTCATAAACAATTTTATCAGCCGATATCCTGCGGAGCATTTTTGCTAAAGGATAAAAGCCATTTTGGTTTGATCAATTATCATGCGGATTATCTTAATCCAAAGGAAGACGAACTCGATGGTATTCTACATCTCGTCAATAAATCTGTTCAAACGACGCGCCGATTTGATGCTCTCAAATTACTTCTCTCTCTTCGTCTAATTGGAGAAGAAGGATTTGGAGAGATCATTGACCATACCATTCATTTTGCAAAGGAAGTGGCCGCGCTTATTGAGAGAAATGATCACCTTGAAGTGATCAATCCTGAGCCAGAAATCAATGCAGTTGTGTTCCGATTTAAGGATGACGACCAAACAGATGACGTCAATAAAATCATTCACCGGACACTATTCAAAACAGGAACTGCTGTCATTGCGAAAACTGTGGTCCATGGTCAAACATGCTTAAAATTCACTTTGTTAAATCCGAGAACGACAATCACACATATTGAGGAAATCCTTTCTGACATCGTTGATATCGGGATTGCTCATATTCAATCCGGGAGGGTACTACGTTGA
- a CDS encoding IucA/IucC family protein, with product MSQYKQMAENATMQSFLNCFLRETGIDRSAKKETRADGSLVFIAKLVKQDLELVIPMRYVSPVGRHLFDFPIRFRPQGSEQEGTIVDYTTLVALCSKELLIEYGRTDAEDEFMLRIILSCRNIERFLKERESDRAALSEADFEYIEAEQSLLLGHLTHPTPKSRQGMTEEEEAIYSPELKGTFQLHYFKAHHSIVLQDSSITQSAASLMLEELLRQVPEEKERLNTLVENGEYVLIPIHPLQVKVVMEKAFVNRYIEEGKLTYLGPMGSEYTATSSFRTVYQKDSAYMLKFSVPVKITNSLRVNKQKELDRGVEMSRILKTELGISLYDKFSGFRVIEDPAYLSIQGEEAESGFEVVIRQNPFLHQEKGASLIAGLCQDHAYGGKSRLAGIIHDLAGAEGRSTEAVSEDWFKQYLTISLEPMLWLFETYGLALEAHQQNAVVQMKDGYPHTFYYRDNQGYYYSESKKDKLANLVQNLSVRSETICADDVAVERLRYYFFFNHLFGLINGFGTEGLAKEEDLLALVRDTLLVHEETYGASELTNSLLRSKELPSKANLLTRFEDMDELTGSLETQSRYTAVLNPLFLHKEALIG from the coding sequence TTGAGTCAATATAAACAAATGGCTGAAAATGCAACCATGCAAAGCTTTTTAAACTGTTTTTTACGCGAAACAGGAATCGATCGATCTGCCAAAAAAGAGACGAGAGCAGATGGCTCGCTTGTCTTCATCGCAAAACTAGTAAAGCAAGATCTTGAGCTTGTGATTCCGATGCGATATGTTTCACCTGTTGGCCGCCATCTCTTTGATTTTCCGATTCGCTTTCGCCCGCAAGGCAGTGAGCAAGAGGGCACAATTGTCGATTACACGACACTTGTTGCTTTATGTTCAAAGGAGCTTCTCATTGAATATGGCCGTACAGATGCAGAGGATGAATTCATGCTTCGCATCATTTTAAGCTGCCGAAATATTGAACGGTTCTTAAAGGAGCGAGAAAGTGATCGAGCCGCTCTTTCTGAAGCCGATTTCGAGTATATCGAGGCTGAGCAGTCACTTCTCCTTGGTCATTTAACGCATCCTACTCCAAAAAGCAGACAAGGAATGACAGAAGAGGAGGAAGCGATCTATTCTCCTGAGCTAAAAGGAACTTTCCAGCTTCATTACTTTAAAGCGCATCATTCGATTGTGCTACAGGATTCGTCAATTACACAGTCTGCGGCAAGCCTTATGCTAGAAGAGCTCTTGCGCCAAGTACCAGAAGAAAAAGAGAGACTGAATACGTTAGTAGAAAACGGAGAATATGTGCTCATTCCGATTCACCCGCTTCAAGTGAAGGTGGTTATGGAGAAAGCATTCGTCAACCGTTATATAGAGGAAGGAAAACTGACTTATTTAGGACCGATGGGTTCTGAATACACAGCGACCTCTTCTTTCAGAACCGTCTATCAAAAGGATTCTGCTTATATGCTCAAATTCTCTGTTCCTGTGAAAATTACAAACTCCTTACGTGTCAATAAACAAAAGGAACTGGATCGCGGAGTAGAGATGTCACGCATTCTAAAAACTGAACTGGGCATTTCTTTATACGATAAATTCTCTGGGTTCCGGGTCATTGAAGATCCAGCCTATTTATCCATTCAAGGAGAAGAAGCGGAATCTGGCTTTGAAGTAGTCATTCGTCAAAATCCATTTTTACATCAAGAAAAAGGGGCAAGCTTAATTGCTGGATTATGTCAGGATCATGCGTATGGTGGAAAATCGCGGTTAGCAGGGATCATTCATGATCTTGCAGGCGCAGAAGGCCGATCAACGGAGGCTGTGAGCGAGGATTGGTTTAAGCAATATTTAACCATTTCGTTAGAACCGATGCTTTGGCTGTTTGAAACGTACGGTCTTGCCCTTGAAGCCCATCAGCAAAATGCTGTTGTGCAAATGAAGGATGGTTACCCGCACACCTTCTATTATCGTGACAACCAAGGCTACTATTATAGTGAATCGAAAAAGGATAAACTCGCAAATCTTGTCCAAAACCTGAGCGTGAGAAGTGAAACCATTTGTGCAGACGATGTAGCCGTTGAGAGACTGCGCTATTATTTCTTCTTTAATCATTTATTTGGTCTCATTAATGGCTTTGGTACAGAAGGTCTGGCGAAAGAAGAAGACTTGCTCGCACTTGTGAGAGATACATTACTCGTTCATGAGGAGACTTACGGTGCATCTGAACTAACAAACAGCCTACTTCGCTCAAAGGAACTCCCTTCGAAAGCGAACTTGCTGACACGATTTGAAGACATGGATGAATTGACAGGGTCATTGGAAACACAGTCTCGTTACACAGCTGTCTTGAATCCGCTGTTTTTACATAAGGAGGCGCTGATTGGATGA
- a CDS encoding GNAT family N-acetyltransferase has translation MRHRIHFIRAEYERDVRLVHKWMQEEYVHPFWHLNIPFPSFEKHFYQAIHDPHQTLYLGTIDGTPMSYFEAYNVKGDIIESYYQPSPHDQGIHLLIGEPNYVGKGFATPLLQAMTAFQFEQNKRTEKIVAEPDIRNEKMIHVFEKCGFERVKPVNLPDKTGLLMFCDRERFERKYNHDAVQQAK, from the coding sequence ATGAGGCATCGTATTCATTTTATTCGAGCTGAATATGAAAGAGATGTACGGCTTGTCCACAAGTGGATGCAAGAGGAGTATGTTCACCCATTTTGGCATTTGAATATTCCGTTTCCTTCTTTTGAAAAGCATTTTTATCAGGCGATTCATGATCCGCATCAAACCCTGTATTTAGGCACCATTGATGGGACGCCCATGAGTTATTTTGAGGCATACAACGTCAAAGGTGACATCATTGAATCTTACTATCAGCCTTCTCCGCATGATCAAGGAATCCATCTATTAATAGGGGAGCCGAATTATGTGGGAAAAGGTTTTGCGACTCCGCTGCTTCAGGCCATGACAGCATTTCAGTTTGAGCAAAACAAACGAACAGAAAAAATCGTTGCTGAGCCGGATATTCGCAATGAAAAAATGATCCATGTATTTGAAAAATGTGGATTTGAACGTGTAAAACCAGTCAATTTACCCGATAAAACAGGTCTTTTGATGTTTTGTGATCGAGAACGATTCGAAAGGAAGTATAACCATGACGCGGTTCAACAAGCAAAATAA